The Tepidibacter aestuarii genome contains a region encoding:
- a CDS encoding deoxyribonuclease IV has translation MLVIGPHISIAKGYSKAAKVALDIGANTFQFFTRNPRGGNAKEFVEKDIAEFQRIRKENNFGAMLAHAPYTMNLGGKKDDVYEFGRRIFKEDIKRMDELEVEYMCFHPGSHVGGGIEFGIERIAGALNEALTEDQNVIILLETMSGKGSEIGYNFEQIKSIIDKVKYKDKVGVCLDTCHIFSAGYDIVTDLDGVLDEFDKVIGLDKLKVIHFNDSMMPFNSNKDRHAGIGEGKIGFKGLMEFMMHEKLKHLPFFLETPYDDEGHKKEIEMIRNFLKQ, from the coding sequence ATGCTAGTTATAGGACCACATATATCAATAGCAAAAGGATATTCAAAGGCTGCTAAAGTTGCTTTAGATATAGGAGCTAATACATTTCAATTTTTTACAAGAAATCCGAGGGGAGGAAATGCAAAAGAATTTGTTGAAAAAGATATAGCTGAATTTCAAAGAATAAGAAAAGAAAATAACTTTGGAGCAATGCTTGCACATGCACCTTATACTATGAATCTTGGTGGTAAAAAAGACGATGTATATGAATTTGGAAGAAGGATATTTAAAGAAGATATAAAGAGAATGGATGAACTTGAGGTAGAGTATATGTGCTTTCATCCAGGAAGCCATGTAGGTGGAGGTATAGAATTTGGAATAGAAAGAATAGCAGGTGCATTAAATGAGGCTTTAACAGAGGATCAAAATGTAATTATACTTCTTGAAACTATGTCTGGAAAAGGCAGCGAAATAGGATACAACTTTGAGCAGATAAAAAGTATTATAGATAAGGTTAAGTATAAGGATAAGGTAGGAGTATGTCTTGATACATGCCATATATTCTCAGCTGGATATGATATAGTAACTGATCTTGATGGAGTGCTTGATGAGTTTGATAAAGTAATAGGACTTGATAAATTAAAAGTAATACATTTTAATGATAGCATGATGCCGTTTAACAGCAATAAAGATAGACATGCAGGTATTGGAGAGGGAAAAATAGGATTTAAGGGATTGATGGAGTTTATGATGCATGAAAAGCTTAAGCATCTTCCGTTTTTCTTAGAGACTCCTTATGATGATGAAGGCCATAAAAAAGAAATTGAGATGATAAGGAATTTTTTGAAACAATAA
- a CDS encoding electron transfer flavoprotein subunit beta/FixA family protein produces MNIIVCIKQVPDTTEVKINPKTGTLIRDGVKSIINPDDKSGLETALRIKEEIGANITVISMGPKQAELALREALAMGADRAILLSDKKFAGADTLATSSTLAGAIKKLDYDIIITGRQAIDGDTAQVGVQIAEHLDIPSISYVENLNICDESIILKRMFEDRYYKVKAKTPCLITTLKEINEPRYMRVKRIYECFDESKLEMWTLDDIDVDENNIGLSGSPTQVKKSFTKGAKAAGVKHEATPKEAANIILDKLKEKYII; encoded by the coding sequence ATGAATATAATAGTTTGTATTAAGCAAGTTCCAGATACTACTGAAGTTAAAATTAACCCTAAAACTGGTACGTTAATAAGGGATGGAGTAAAGAGTATAATAAATCCTGATGACAAAAGTGGGCTAGAAACTGCTCTTAGAATAAAAGAAGAAATAGGAGCTAATATAACGGTTATATCTATGGGACCTAAGCAGGCTGAATTGGCTTTGAGAGAGGCACTTGCCATGGGGGCTGATAGAGCTATCTTGTTAAGTGATAAGAAATTCGCAGGAGCAGATACATTAGCAACATCATCTACTCTTGCAGGCGCTATTAAAAAGCTTGATTACGACATTATAATAACTGGAAGACAGGCTATTGATGGGGATACTGCTCAAGTTGGAGTTCAAATAGCAGAACATCTTGATATACCATCTATTAGCTACGTTGAGAACTTAAATATTTGTGACGAAAGTATAATACTAAAAAGGATGTTTGAAGATAGATACTACAAAGTTAAGGCTAAAACTCCGTGTTTAATAACTACTTTAAAAGAGATAAACGAGCCTAGATACATGAGAGTTAAAAGAATATATGAATGTTTTGATGAAAGCAAACTAGAAATGTGGACCTTAGATGATATAGATGTAGATGAGAATAATATAGGGCTTAGTGGTTCACCTACACAGGTTAAAAAATCATTTACAAAAGGGGCTAAAGCTGCTGGAGTAAAGCATGAAGCAACTCCTAAAGAAGCCGCAAATATTATATTAGATAAATTAAAAGAAAAATATATTATATAA
- the lepB gene encoding signal peptidase I codes for MNEKLKIEILEWVKTIGIACVLAFFITLFIRPTLVKGYSMYPTLEENDYLIINKIPYTMHEPQKGDIVIFKSHLVQENGKEKDLVKRVIGLPGDKVKVMNGKVYVNDVELEEGYINGDYTDGIIDSVVPEGHIFAMGDNRPNSLDSRDPRVGFVDEDEIIGRAFVRLYPFNKIGSLK; via the coding sequence ATGAATGAAAAATTAAAAATTGAGATTTTGGAGTGGGTAAAGACTATAGGAATAGCCTGTGTATTGGCTTTTTTTATAACTTTATTTATAAGACCTACTCTTGTTAAAGGATATTCTATGTATCCTACACTTGAAGAAAATGATTATCTTATAATAAATAAAATACCATATACTATGCATGAGCCCCAAAAAGGAGATATAGTTATATTTAAGTCACATCTTGTCCAAGAAAATGGGAAAGAAAAGGACTTGGTTAAAAGGGTTATAGGCCTGCCTGGAGACAAGGTTAAGGTCATGAATGGTAAAGTGTATGTCAATGATGTAGAACTTGAAGAAGGCTATATAAATGGGGACTACACAGATGGTATTATAGATTCTGTAGTTCCTGAAGGTCATATATTTGCTATGGGAGATAATAGACCTAATAGTTTAGACAGTAGAGACCCTAGAGTTGGTTTTGTAGATGAAGATGAGATAATAGGTAGAGCTTTTGTAAGACTTTATCCATTTAATAAAATAGGTTCATTAAAATAA
- a CDS encoding electron transfer flavoprotein subunit alpha/FixB family protein: protein MNNVKHEGVLVYIEQRESEIQNVSLELLGKGRELADKLNVKLSAVVIGNKIKNAEDLIHMGADKVIVVDDEKLEYYITKTYAKALTSIINTENPEIVLIGATSIGRDIAPRVSARIKTGLTADCTSLDIDEEDKNLLMTRPAFGGNIMATIVCSEHRPQMATVRPGVMKKFMKDVNRDGKIENHIVDINENDMDIEVLEVVKEEGKKINIEDAKILISGGRGIGNKENLSNLDGLADILKAEVSGSRAVIDEGWLEKDRQVGQTGKTVRPDVYFACGISGAIQHIAGMEDSEFIIAINKNKEAAIFDVADLGIVCDVNKVIPCLIEEIKSHKLKD, encoded by the coding sequence GTGAATAATGTAAAACACGAGGGTGTACTTGTATATATAGAACAAAGAGAATCTGAAATTCAAAATGTATCACTTGAGCTTTTAGGAAAGGGAAGAGAGCTTGCAGATAAACTAAATGTGAAATTAAGTGCTGTTGTAATAGGAAATAAAATTAAAAATGCAGAAGATTTAATACATATGGGAGCTGATAAAGTAATAGTTGTAGATGATGAAAAATTAGAATACTACATAACAAAGACTTACGCTAAGGCACTCACATCTATTATAAACACAGAAAATCCTGAAATAGTATTAATCGGTGCAACATCAATAGGCAGAGATATAGCACCAAGAGTATCTGCAAGAATAAAAACTGGACTTACAGCTGACTGTACGTCATTAGATATTGATGAAGAAGATAAGAATCTATTGATGACAAGACCGGCCTTTGGTGGAAATATTATGGCTACGATAGTATGTAGTGAGCATAGACCTCAAATGGCTACAGTAAGACCAGGAGTTATGAAAAAATTTATGAAGGATGTAAATAGAGATGGTAAAATAGAAAATCATATTGTGGATATAAATGAGAATGATATGGATATTGAAGTATTAGAAGTAGTTAAAGAAGAGGGTAAAAAAATAAATATAGAAGATGCAAAGATACTTATATCAGGAGGTCGCGGCATAGGCAACAAAGAAAATTTATCCAATCTAGATGGGCTCGCTGATATATTAAAGGCAGAAGTATCTGGGTCTCGCGCTGTAATAGACGAAGGATGGTTAGAAAAGGATAGACAGGTAGGTCAAACAGGAAAAACTGTAAGACCTGATGTATATTTTGCCTGTGGAATATCTGGAGCCATTCAGCATATAGCTGGTATGGAGGATTCGGAGTTTATTATAGCTATCAACAAAAATAAGGAGGCTGCTATATTCGATGTGGCTGATTTAGGAATTGTATGTGATGTAAATAAGGTTATACCTTGTTTAATTGAGGAGATAAAATCTCATAAACTCAAAGATTAA
- the glsA gene encoding glutaminase A, giving the protein MDKILQQIIDDNKTYTEHGNVATYIPELRKANKNDLGICIVDMDNNIYEAGNCDNKFTIQSVSKPITLALALMDNGKDKVFSKVGMEPSGDPFNSIMKLETSKPSIPYNPMINAGAIMITSMIKGRNNADKLNRMMNFFKKLSGNEKLSINEEVYMSEKLTGDRNRAMAYFLKSEGVLTENVEDVLDLYFKQCSIEITVRDLARIGVNLASHGVDILTGKRLIDEEVSKIVKTFMVTCGMYDASGEYAINVGIPSKSGVGGGIMGTVPNKMGIGVFGPSLDKKGNSIAGIKVMQSVSQKLNLSIF; this is encoded by the coding sequence TTGGATAAAATATTACAACAAATAATCGACGACAATAAAACTTATACTGAACATGGAAATGTAGCTACATATATTCCTGAACTAAGAAAAGCTAATAAGAATGACCTGGGGATTTGTATAGTAGATATGGATAATAATATCTATGAAGCGGGTAACTGTGATAACAAGTTTACCATTCAAAGTGTGTCAAAGCCTATAACTCTTGCTTTGGCACTTATGGATAATGGAAAGGATAAGGTTTTTTCTAAGGTTGGAATGGAACCTAGTGGAGATCCTTTTAACTCTATAATGAAGCTTGAAACGTCAAAGCCTTCAATACCTTATAATCCGATGATAAATGCTGGGGCTATAATGATAACGTCTATGATTAAAGGGAGAAATAATGCAGATAAGTTAAATAGGATGATGAATTTCTTTAAAAAACTTTCTGGAAATGAAAAGTTGAGTATAAATGAAGAGGTTTACATGTCTGAAAAGCTTACTGGTGATAGAAATAGAGCAATGGCATACTTTCTAAAAAGTGAAGGAGTTTTAACTGAGAACGTAGAGGATGTACTTGACTTATATTTTAAGCAGTGTTCTATTGAGATAACAGTTAGAGATTTGGCTAGAATAGGAGTGAATCTTGCATCACATGGTGTTGACATATTGACTGGAAAGAGATTAATTGATGAAGAGGTATCTAAGATAGTAAAAACATTTATGGTTACATGTGGTATGTATGATGCATCTGGAGAGTATGCTATAAATGTTGGAATACCTTCAAAATCAGGAGTTGGTGGAGGTATTATGGGAACTGTTCCTAACAAAATGGGAATAGGAGTATTTGGGCCATCTCTTGATAAAAAAGGAAATAGTATAGCTGGAATAAAGGTTATGCAGAGTGTATCTCAGAAATTGAATTTAAGCATATTCTAA
- a CDS encoding nucleoside kinase, protein MNKVKINIMDDIVEYEAGTTLLEISKDYEEKYDSAIVLGVIDNSLRELTYKVDKDCCVEFVDLTKQDGIRTYMRSLSFVFIRACEEMLSGCRVSVEHSMGKGLYCEINYDRDINESDIDKVKNRMRQIIEEDVLIEKKKLPIEEAIKIFETSEKNAKADLFRYKESNTVSIYKCGWIKDYFYGYMVPSTGYLKLFDLKYHNPGVIILGPKKEHPDKVAKFIDQPKLAQVYKEAEEWAKIMDVHKVAMLNRLIENGDYGDIIRTVEALHEKKIAQIADMIVKNKKKSRVILISGPSSSGKTSFAQRLSIQLRVNKVRPVSISLDDYFVDREDTPKDENGNYNFESIYAIDLDLFNKDLQKLINGEEIQVPYFNFKTGKREYRGNTLKVNNDQPIIIEGIHGLNDLLTESISEDNKFKIYVSALTQLNLDEHNRIHTTDVRLIRRMVRDNQFRGHSAVRTIQMWSMVRRGEKNYIFPYQENADVMFNSASIYELSILKKYAEPLLKEIDPNCKEYREANRLLKFLQYFVTIEDEGDIPPTSILKEFIGGSRLVH, encoded by the coding sequence ATGAATAAAGTTAAAATCAATATAATGGATGATATTGTAGAATATGAAGCTGGTACTACACTTCTTGAAATAAGTAAAGACTATGAGGAAAAATACGATTCTGCTATAGTTCTTGGAGTCATAGACAACAGCCTTAGAGAATTAACTTATAAAGTTGATAAAGATTGTTGTGTTGAGTTTGTAGATTTAACAAAGCAGGATGGAATTAGAACTTATATGAGGAGTTTATCTTTTGTATTTATAAGAGCTTGTGAAGAGATGTTATCGGGATGTAGAGTATCGGTAGAACACTCTATGGGAAAAGGTCTCTATTGTGAAATAAACTATGATAGAGATATAAATGAATCAGATATAGATAAGGTAAAAAATAGAATGAGACAAATAATAGAAGAGGATGTTCTTATAGAAAAGAAAAAGCTACCTATAGAGGAAGCTATAAAAATATTTGAGACTAGTGAGAAGAATGCAAAGGCAGATTTATTTAGATATAAAGAATCTAACACTGTAAGTATATACAAGTGTGGATGGATAAAAGATTATTTTTACGGTTACATGGTTCCATCTACAGGATATTTAAAATTATTTGATTTAAAATATCACAATCCAGGTGTTATTATACTTGGACCTAAAAAAGAACACCCAGATAAGGTAGCTAAATTTATAGATCAACCAAAGCTTGCACAGGTTTACAAAGAAGCAGAGGAATGGGCTAAGATAATGGATGTTCATAAGGTTGCTATGTTAAATCGCTTGATAGAAAATGGAGATTATGGAGATATTATAAGAACTGTAGAGGCTCTTCATGAAAAGAAAATAGCTCAAATAGCTGACATGATAGTAAAAAATAAGAAAAAGAGTAGAGTTATATTGATATCCGGACCATCATCATCGGGTAAGACTAGTTTTGCACAAAGACTATCTATACAGTTGAGAGTTAATAAGGTAAGACCTGTATCTATATCTTTAGATGATTATTTTGTTGATAGAGAGGATACACCTAAGGATGAAAATGGAAATTACAATTTTGAATCTATATATGCTATTGATTTAGATCTTTTCAATAAGGACTTACAAAAACTTATAAATGGAGAAGAAATACAGGTACCTTACTTCAACTTTAAGACTGGTAAGCGAGAATATAGAGGAAATACCTTAAAGGTTAATAATGATCAGCCTATAATAATAGAAGGGATACATGGCCTTAATGATTTGCTAACGGAGTCTATTTCTGAAGATAATAAGTTTAAGATATATGTAAGTGCTTTAACTCAGCTTAATTTAGATGAGCATAATAGAATACACACAACGGATGTAAGACTTATAAGAAGAATGGTAAGAGATAATCAGTTCAGAGGACATAGCGCGGTAAGAACTATTCAGATGTGGTCTATGGTAAGACGTGGTGAGAAAAATTATATTTTCCCATATCAAGAAAATGCAGATGTTATGTTTAATTCTGCTTCTATATATGAGTTGTCTATACTTAAAAAATATGCAGAGCCTTTGTTAAAAGAAATAGATCCTAATTGTAAAGAGTACAGAGAAGCTAATAGGCTATTAAAGTTTTTACAATATTTTGTTACAATAGAAGATGAGGGTGATATTCCGCCAACATCAATACTTAAAGAATTTATAGGTGGAAGTAGATTGGTACATTAG
- a CDS encoding acyl-CoA dehydrogenase: MRFDLSKEHNMLKQMYEEFAKNEVKPLASEIDEQERFPVETVEKMKKAGFMGIPFSREYEGEGGDNLGYILAVEELSKYCATTGVILSAHTSLCAAPINEFGTNEQKEKYLKPLASGKKLGAFGLTEPNAGTDASSQQTTAVLDGDYYILNGSKIFITNAGYADIYIVMAMTDKTKGTKGITAFIVEKDTPGFKVGPKEKKLGIKGSSTCELIFEDCKIPKENLLGKEGKGFKIAMKTLDGGRIGIAAQALGIAQGALDTTVNYVKERKQFSRPIANFQNTQFQLADMGTKIEAARMLVYKAAWNKDKGLSYSKEAAMAKLYASEVAMDITTRCVQLHGGYGYTREYDIERMMRDAKITEIYEGTSEVQKMVIAANLLK, encoded by the coding sequence ATGAGATTTGATTTGTCAAAAGAACATAATATGTTAAAGCAAATGTATGAAGAATTTGCTAAGAATGAGGTCAAGCCTTTAGCAAGTGAAATAGATGAACAAGAGAGGTTTCCTGTTGAAACTGTAGAAAAAATGAAAAAAGCAGGATTTATGGGAATACCTTTTAGTAGAGAGTATGAAGGTGAAGGTGGGGATAATTTAGGTTATATACTTGCAGTTGAAGAATTATCTAAATACTGCGCAACTACAGGTGTCATATTATCTGCACATACATCACTTTGTGCAGCTCCTATAAATGAATTTGGAACAAATGAACAAAAAGAAAAATATTTGAAGCCTTTAGCAAGTGGGAAAAAATTAGGGGCATTTGGACTTACAGAGCCTAATGCGGGTACGGATGCATCATCTCAACAGACAACAGCTGTTCTTGATGGTGATTATTATATATTAAATGGTTCGAAAATATTTATAACAAATGCAGGATATGCAGATATTTATATAGTTATGGCTATGACAGACAAAACGAAAGGAACAAAGGGAATAACTGCTTTTATAGTTGAAAAAGATACTCCAGGGTTTAAGGTAGGACCTAAAGAGAAAAAATTAGGTATTAAAGGATCATCGACATGTGAGCTTATATTTGAAGATTGTAAAATACCTAAAGAAAATCTTTTGGGAAAAGAAGGAAAAGGATTTAAAATAGCAATGAAGACTCTTGATGGAGGAAGAATAGGAATAGCAGCACAGGCACTTGGAATAGCACAAGGTGCTCTTGATACTACTGTTAATTATGTTAAAGAGAGAAAGCAGTTCTCAAGACCAATAGCTAACTTCCAAAATACACAATTCCAACTAGCTGATATGGGAACGAAAATAGAAGCAGCTAGAATGTTAGTATACAAAGCTGCTTGGAATAAGGATAAGGGGTTATCTTACTCTAAGGAAGCTGCAATGGCAAAACTATATGCATCTGAAGTAGCGATGGATATTACAACTAGATGTGTTCAATTACATGGAGGATATGGATATACAAGAGAATATGATATAGAGAGAATGATGAGAGATGCTAAAATAACGGAGATATATGAGGGTACATCAGAAGTACAAAAAATGGTAATAGCAGCTAATTTATTAAAATAA
- a CDS encoding ArsR/SmtB family transcription factor, with translation MKDILVLRDIEQIKAVSHPYRVDILEAFGEDPLSAKQLSELLSEPHAKVNYHIKTLLNAGILELVEEKVKSGIIEKYYLPKAKMVIMDKSILNSAVYDENVARTLNQVSISLFEKISDDFYRAAENDEVKSKHVRHYNQYYLTEEECKEVMDTLEKKIMEILKDRDDKHRENTRPYNITLMGVPDLRKEKKVKK, from the coding sequence ATGAAGGATATTTTGGTTTTAAGGGATATTGAGCAAATAAAGGCTGTGTCTCATCCGTATAGAGTAGATATACTAGAGGCTTTTGGAGAGGACCCTCTATCAGCTAAGCAATTGTCAGAATTGTTATCAGAACCCCATGCAAAGGTAAATTATCATATAAAAACCTTATTAAATGCAGGGATATTAGAATTAGTAGAGGAAAAAGTTAAATCGGGAATTATAGAAAAGTACTATCTGCCAAAGGCAAAAATGGTTATTATGGATAAGAGCATTTTAAATTCTGCTGTTTATGATGAAAATGTAGCTAGAACGCTAAATCAAGTTTCAATATCTTTGTTTGAAAAAATAAGTGATGATTTTTACAGAGCTGCTGAAAATGATGAAGTTAAGTCTAAACATGTGAGACATTATAATCAGTATTATTTAACAGAGGAAGAATGCAAAGAAGTAATGGACACTCTAGAAAAAAAGATTATGGAGATTTTAAAAGATAGGGACGACAAGCATAGAGAAAATACTAGACCATATAATATAACATTAATGGGAGTGCCGGATCTTAGAAAAGAAAAGAAGGTAAAAAAATAG
- a CDS encoding DMT family transporter, giving the protein MKPYVKLIVSMLIFGSIGIFVKNIPLESVEIVVCRTIIGSCFLFFMMFVSKNKINTKQVISNVVPLLISGLVLGLNWLFLFEAYSYTSVSVATLLYYCAPIIVMLLSPFVLKESLQSNKIIGIVVSMIGMILVNQVHSASRQELLGVGYGLLAALFYAILILANKHIKKMSSLETTVIQLVIATIVLIPYAVHSHQGEWIIPTGISLLALCILGFVHTGIACLLYFSSMKDLPGQSVALCSYIDPLSALIFSAIFLHEHLTFVQIVGAILILSGAIFGEVYIKNKSQSESIADQSEVSNKGMPSS; this is encoded by the coding sequence ATGAAACCTTATGTAAAACTTATTGTATCAATGCTTATTTTTGGTAGTATAGGTATTTTTGTAAAAAATATTCCACTTGAAAGTGTAGAAATTGTAGTCTGTCGTACAATTATTGGGAGTTGTTTTTTATTTTTTATGATGTTTGTTTCGAAAAATAAAATTAATACCAAACAAGTAATATCTAATGTAGTTCCGCTTTTAATTTCAGGTCTAGTCTTGGGATTAAATTGGCTATTTTTATTTGAAGCATATAGCTACACGAGCGTTAGTGTGGCCACGTTATTGTATTATTGTGCACCAATTATAGTAATGCTACTTTCACCTTTTGTATTAAAGGAATCACTTCAATCCAATAAGATAATTGGAATAGTTGTATCCATGATTGGAATGATTCTTGTGAATCAAGTGCATTCTGCATCAAGACAAGAACTACTAGGTGTAGGATATGGGTTATTGGCGGCATTATTTTATGCCATACTAATATTAGCAAATAAACATATCAAAAAAATGTCATCGTTAGAAACTACGGTAATTCAATTAGTAATAGCGACTATTGTGTTAATTCCTTATGCTGTGCATTCGCATCAAGGGGAATGGATAATTCCAACAGGCATATCACTACTTGCGCTTTGTATTCTTGGGTTTGTTCATACAGGAATTGCGTGTTTGTTGTATTTTTCATCTATGAAAGATTTGCCAGGACAAAGTGTGGCGTTGTGTAGTTATATTGATCCACTTTCAGCGTTAATATTTTCAGCAATCTTTTTGCATGAACACTTAACATTTGTTCAAATTGTTGGAGCAATTCTTATTTTATCTGGAGCTATTTTTGGTGAAGTATACATCAAAAATAAATCACAGTCTGAATCTATTGCAGATCAGAGCGAGGTTTCTAATAAAGGGATGCCCTCATCTTAA
- a CDS encoding aldo/keto reductase, producing MRRLGKTDLYIKRVGFGGLPIQRASQEECDKIIDELIKHDINFIDTARGYTISEEYIGNSIENKDYEFIIATKSMNRDYEGMKKDIGISIDNLKREKIDLYQMHNVKIEEYDSLFEENMAYKALLEAKEEGKIKNIGITSHSVDVIKKAIEDEKFDTVQIPYNIVETQGEEVLKLANDKKIGTIIMKPLAGGALTNAKLALKYIISKEYIDVVIPGMDKVDQIAENVSILDDKIELTEEEKVFIDKIKEELGNSFCRRCEYCMPCIENINIPLQFLLEGYYTRYDLKEWSVNRYKSLDKKASDCIECGLCEQKCPYNLNIRGMLKNVAKVLGE from the coding sequence ATGAGAAGGCTTGGAAAAACAGATCTATACATAAAAAGAGTAGGATTCGGAGGATTGCCTATTCAAAGAGCATCTCAAGAAGAGTGTGATAAAATAATTGATGAACTTATAAAACATGATATAAATTTCATAGATACAGCAAGAGGTTATACTATAAGCGAAGAATATATAGGAAATAGCATAGAAAATAAAGATTATGAGTTTATAATAGCTACAAAATCTATGAATAGAGATTATGAAGGAATGAAAAAAGATATAGGTATAAGTATTGATAACTTAAAACGTGAGAAAATAGATTTATATCAAATGCACAATGTTAAGATTGAGGAATATGATTCTTTATTTGAAGAAAATATGGCTTATAAGGCTTTATTAGAAGCTAAAGAGGAAGGCAAAATAAAAAATATAGGAATAACAAGCCATAGTGTAGATGTTATAAAAAAGGCTATAGAAGATGAAAAATTCGATACGGTACAAATACCGTACAATATAGTTGAAACTCAAGGAGAGGAAGTTTTAAAGCTTGCAAATGATAAAAAGATAGGAACGATAATAATGAAGCCACTTGCTGGTGGAGCATTAACTAATGCAAAGCTTGCGCTTAAGTACATAATATCAAAAGAATATATAGATGTTGTAATACCTGGAATGGATAAGGTTGATCAAATAGCAGAAAATGTATCTATACTAGATGATAAAATTGAATTGACTGAAGAAGAAAAAGTTTTTATAGATAAAATCAAAGAAGAATTAGGAAATAGTTTTTGTAGAAGATGCGAATATTGCATGCCTTGTATTGAAAACATAAATATACCTCTTCAATTTTTATTAGAGGGATATTACACTAGGTATGATTTAAAAGAATGGTCTGTAAATAGATACAAAAGCTTAGATAAAAAAGCATCTGACTGTATAGAGTGCGGACTTTGTGAGCAAAAATGTCCATATAATTTAAATATTAGGGGAATGTTAAAAAACGTAGCTAAAGTATTAGGAGAGTAG
- a CDS encoding sugar phosphate isomerase/epimerase family protein has translation MAYEIKEKIKLCQKLRLNHIEVGIDNLEDWNYLYQTKDEFTKNNISIGIHMPMELNTCDPIKKASEFWLDYFYENYKIGKEFNVKYYNLHLGYGLKNKVEKNRIEYLNNTVNFLSKLLNNIEDTDIYIENTYSKNGDLINLGNKVSDFEYLFENVTKYSLGFCYDIGHNLINKDDYLSRLSNNIRLIHLSDNDGNEDLHLGLSENGLLTKKDIKDVLEINNNEYLVFEMNTKYINESIKFIQTIQKNI, from the coding sequence ATGGCATACGAAATAAAGGAAAAAATAAAATTATGCCAAAAATTAAGGCTTAACCATATAGAAGTTGGAATAGACAATCTTGAAGATTGGAATTATTTATATCAAACTAAGGATGAGTTTACAAAAAATAATATATCAATAGGTATTCACATGCCTATGGAGCTTAATACCTGTGATCCTATAAAGAAGGCAAGTGAGTTTTGGCTTGATTATTTTTATGAAAACTATAAGATAGGAAAAGAATTTAATGTAAAGTATTACAATCTACATTTAGGGTATGGGCTTAAAAATAAAGTTGAAAAGAATAGGATTGAGTATTTAAATAATACTGTAAACTTTCTTTCGAAACTTTTAAACAATATAGAAGATACAGATATATATATTGAAAATACATACTCCAAAAATGGAGATTTGATTAACCTTGGAAATAAAGTATCAGATTTTGAATATTTGTTTGAGAATGTGACAAAATATAGTTTGGGGTTTTGTTATGATATAGGTCATAATCTTATAAATAAAGACGATTATTTAAGTAGATTATCTAATAATATAAGATTGATTCATTTGAGTGACAATGATGGAAATGAAGACTTGCATTTAGGTTTAAGTGAAAATGGTTTGTTAACTAAAAAAGACATAAAAGATGTATTAGAAATTAATAATAACGAATACTTAGTATTTGAAATGAACACTAAATATATAAATGAGAGTATAAAGTTTATACAAACTATACAAAAAAATATCTAA